The sequence AGACAGGCGCCGATCATGTTGTTCTGAACCCGGTCGCTGGGACAGCCTACATTCAGGTTGACCTCGGCATACCCGGCCTGTTCGGCCAGGGCTGCACAGGTGGCCAGCTCGGCCGGATTGCTGCCGCCCAGCTGCAATGCCAGAGGCTGCTCCTGCGGGCTGTGGCCGAGAAAACGTGTGCGGTCGCCATGAATAACCGCACCAGTGGTGACCATTTCGCTGTACAGCAGTGCCTGGCGGCTGATCAGGCGCAGAAAGAAGCGGCAGTGACGATCAGTCCAGTCCATCATCGGCGCAACGCAGAAGCGTCGGGATGGGCCGGGGCGGTGTAGTGTGGGGGGCTGTAGGCTCATGGCAACTGGTCAGGTTTTGATCAGGGGCGGCATTGTAGCAGAACCCGGGCCTGTGAATACCGATAAACCGCGACCTGTGCTCAGCTTCGGCCGAGCACACGGAACAAACGGCGAAGGACAGTTGGGCGCGGGGCGCTGAAGGCTGTCAGTAGCGTCTGGCAGTCGATGCGCTGCTGTTGCTCGAAAGCCAATGCACTGCGCAGGGCGGGCCAGCAATGGCTGGGCAGGTTGGGCGGGCGTTCCAGGGTTTTGTCCTGTTCCATGGCCTTGGCCTGGCGTGCGGTCAGCCGACTGAATGGGTGGTGGCCGCTGCACAGTTCGTAAAGAATGCAGGCCACAGCATAGACATCAGCGGGGCTACCGAGCGCTTCTCCGTTGAGCAACTCCAGCGCTGCATAACGTGGGGTCCAGGCGGCGATGCGGGCCCGGCTCAGGCGTGGCAGGCCGGGCAACAGCCCTTGACGGGCCTGGCCCAGGCCGTAATCGAACAGCCGTACGCCGTCGTCGGTGAGCATCACGTTACTGGGCTTGAGATCACCATGCAGTACGCCGCGCTGGTGCGAGTAGCTCAGGGCCTGGAGCAAGGGGATGGCGATACCGCGCAACTGCTCCCAGTCCATGCCGGCCGGGTGGGCTTCGATCAATTGGTCCAGGGTTGGCCCCTTGAGCAGTTCCATGGTAATAAACGCGCGTTGACAGTCACTGTCGACATCAAAGCCGTAGACCTGAATGACGTTGGCATGATGCAGTCGGCTGGTCAGGGCGAACTCGCTGTAGAGCAGGGCGTTGGCATCAGGATATTCGGCGAAGCTGTCGGTCAGGGTCTTGAGGGCGACAAAA is a genomic window of Halopseudomonas phragmitis containing:
- a CDS encoding serine/threonine-protein kinase, translated to MNSMEVPVTAPLKDEDNLSDLTHFAFGQSEEAPAPEPISIGPLPDILNGRYHIERLLGVGGMGAVYRARDLLREQFGDPEPFVALKTLTDSFAEYPDANALLYSEFALTSRLHHANVIQVYGFDVDSDCQRAFITMELLKGPTLDQLIEAHPAGMDWEQLRGIAIPLLQALSYSHQRGVLHGDLKPSNVMLTDDGVRLFDYGLGQARQGLLPGLPRLSRARIAAWTPRYAALELLNGEALGSPADVYAVACILYELCSGHHPFSRLTARQAKAMEQDKTLERPPNLPSHCWPALRSALAFEQQQRIDCQTLLTAFSAPRPTVLRRLFRVLGRS